The following DNA comes from Desulfovibrio aminophilus.
CACGTGGATCGTCGGCAGCGTCAGATGTGTATAAGAGACAGGTCCAGGGCCGCGCCCTGGCCGGGGGCCCGGGGGCGGGGAGCCCCCGGGTTTTCCTGTTCGTTATTCGTCTTCTCCCGCCGTGCGCATGTCCGCGATGACGGTCTTGAGGGCCGAGGCCATGCGGGCGACCTCGGCGGTGGCTTCGGCGGACTGGGTCATGGTGTGGGCGGTGTCTTCCGCGATGTGGTTGATTTCGTCCACGGAGCGGGTGATCTGTTCGCTGGCGGCGGACTGCTCCTCGGCGGCGGTGGCGATGGAGCGGACGCGGTCGGCGGTGCCGACGGAGACCTCGACGATGGACTTGAGGGAATCGCCCGCGCGGCGCACGAGTTCGGCCCCGCTCTGCACGTCCTTGCCCGCGCGGTCCATGAGCGTGATGTTCGAGCGCGAGCTGTCCTGGATTCCGGCGATGGCCGAGTGGACTTCCTTGGTGGCGTTCATGGTCTTTTCGGCCAGCTTGCGGACCTCGTCGGCCACGACCGCGAAACCGCGTCCGGCCTCGCCCGCGCGGGCGGCCTCGATGGCCGCGTTCAGGGCCAGGAGGTTGGTCTGGTCCGCGATGTCGGTGATGATTTCGATGACCTTGCCGATGTCCTCCACCTGGTCGCCGAGGGCGTGCAGGCTTTCGCCCATGCGGACGGTTTCTTCGCGCACGGCCTCGATGGCGGCCACGGCCTTGCCGGCCACCTCCTCGCCCTGGTGGGCGCGTTCGCGGGCCTGATCGGCGTTGCCCGCGGCGTCGGCGGCGTTGCGGGCCACCTCCAGGACCGTGGCGTTCATCTGTTCGATGGCCGCGGCGGTCTCCTGGGTGCGTTCGCGCTGGTGGCTGGAGCCCGCGCTGGCCTCCTCGATCTGGGCCGAAAGCTGGGCGGCGGCGGTGGCCAGCCGGTCGGAGATCTCGTCGGCGCGCGCGGCGGCCTGGGCCAGCATGGCGTGCTGGGCCTCGATGCGCTTCTGCTGGGTGCGGATTTCGGTGACGTCGCTCCAGAAGTAGATCGCGCCCAGGAGCTCGCCGTCCATGTCGAAGAACGGGGTGGCGTGGGCGCTGGAGTAGCCGCGCCTGCCCGAGGGGGTGGTGAACTCGCGTTCGCCGGTGAGCGGGCGGCGTTCCTTGATGGCCTTTTCGGCCAGGGTCACGCGCACGGAGTCGTTCCAGAGGAACACGCCGGGCTTCTGGCCCACGTACTGCTCCAGCGGGCCGGGCTTTTCCAGGAAGTCGCAGATGAGCTGGTTGAGCCAGAGGATGGTCCCCTCGGGCCCCACGAGGAGGCAGGGGGTGGGGATGCCCTTGAGCACGCCCTCGGAGAAGCCGAGCTTGTTCTTGAGCTGGCCGACCATGGAGCCGAGGTCTCCGGCCAGCTTGGCCAGTTCGTCGGAGCCCTTGACGTCGAAGCGGACGGTGAAGTCGCCGGAGCTGACCTTGCCCGCGGAGGAGGCGATGGACTTGAAGCGGGAGATGAGGATGCGGCGGATGGCCACCACGGATGCGGCGATGAGGAGGATCAGGCCCACCGCGCCGCTGGCGGCGGAGGTCAGGGCCTGGCGGTTCATGGCCGCCCATTCCGCGCTCACGTCGGAGAGCAGGACCATCTGGCCCAGGATGGGCTGGCTCGCGCCGTGGCAGTGGTGGCAGCGCGGGGCGTTGGGGATGGAGATGACCCGGGCCACGCGGTGTCTGCCGCCGCTGTCCAGGAAGGTGGACTCGCGGATGGGCTGCTTGAGGCCGCGCTCCAGCAGGGGGCGGATGGCGGCGTCGGGCAGGGCCTCGGCCACGGGGCGGCGCAGGATCGCCTCGTCCGTGCTGTAGGTCACGCTGCCGTCAAAGGCGGTCATGTAGGCCGCCACGAGGGGGAATTTTTCCTTGATGGCCCGGAATTCCTGGGTGGTGCCCTCGCTGTCGCCCACGACCATGGGCTTTTCGATGCCCTGGAAGAGCACGTCGGCCATTTCGGCGGCCGAGGTCTTGATGGTGGCGGACATGAGCGAGCGCTGGGCCAGGGAGTTCTGGAGCAGGACGCCGACGAAGGCGGCGGTGGCGATGAGGGCCACGAGCAGGGTCAGCTTGGCGTTGATGGAATCGCGGATGTTCATCTCGGCCCTCCTAGTGCGCGCCCGCGGCGATCAGGGGCTTGAAGCGGAAGTCGGCCACGCGTTCGGCGTTGTGGCAGGTCTGGCATCCTTCCAGGGTGGGCGTGCGCTGGATGTCCTTGGGGTCGCCGGAGGCGGCGTGGACCGAGCCGGGACCGTGGCAGGTCTCGCAGCCCACGTCGGCCAGTTCCGGGGTCTTTTCGATGCTCACGAAGCCGCCGGGCTTGCCGTGTCCCGTGGTGTGGCAGTCGTAGCAGCCCTGCAGTTCCTGGGGAGTGAGCTTCTTCCGCATCACCGCGATGGACTTCCAGGAATGGGCCTTT
Coding sequences within:
- a CDS encoding methyl-accepting chemotaxis protein, with product MNIRDSINAKLTLLVALIATAAFVGVLLQNSLAQRSLMSATIKTSAAEMADVLFQGIEKPMVVGDSEGTTQEFRAIKEKFPLVAAYMTAFDGSVTYSTDEAILRRPVAEALPDAAIRPLLERGLKQPIRESTFLDSGGRHRVARVISIPNAPRCHHCHGASQPILGQMVLLSDVSAEWAAMNRQALTSAASGAVGLILLIAASVVAIRRILISRFKSIASSAGKVSSGDFTVRFDVKGSDELAKLAGDLGSMVGQLKNKLGFSEGVLKGIPTPCLLVGPEGTILWLNQLICDFLEKPGPLEQYVGQKPGVFLWNDSVRVTLAEKAIKERRPLTGEREFTTPSGRRGYSSAHATPFFDMDGELLGAIYFWSDVTEIRTQQKRIEAQHAMLAQAAARADEISDRLATAAAQLSAQIEEASAGSSHQRERTQETAAAIEQMNATVLEVARNAADAAGNADQARERAHQGEEVAGKAVAAIEAVREETVRMGESLHALGDQVEDIGKVIEIITDIADQTNLLALNAAIEAARAGEAGRGFAVVADEVRKLAEKTMNATKEVHSAIAGIQDSSRSNITLMDRAGKDVQSGAELVRRAGDSLKSIVEVSVGTADRVRSIATAAEEQSAASEQITRSVDEINHIAEDTAHTMTQSAEATAEVARMASALKTVIADMRTAGEDE
- a CDS encoding multiheme c-type cytochrome is translated as MRKVISAIVLFAAAGMLFQSPVRAADTASFVGSKACGQCHEGEYSRFSKYSKKAHSWKSIAVMRKKLTPQELQGCYDCHTTGHGKPGGFVSIEKTPELADVGCETCHGPGSVHAASGDPKDIQRTPTLEGCQTCHNAERVADFRFKPLIAAGAH